In Synechococcus sp. CB0101, a genomic segment contains:
- a CDS encoding MauE/DoxX family redox-associated membrane protein: protein MEQTPISDAALRDVRLYRMDTADHACPWGLRAVALLQSQGIAFEDHRLRSPEEVEAFKRTHGVSTTPQVFSGSERIGGYSDLAARLGGRAERADVSYTPVIVVFATAALMALALGVGVRGFMGLAIALLAMLKLMDVPAFAASFLKYDLLSQRWRAWSRLYPGIELLVGLGMLTPPSPFGLDGLVGAVAVLLGGMGMVSVGKAVFIDHLALNCACVGGNTRTPLGVVSFAENLIMTLMGAAMLGMFWG from the coding sequence ATGGAGCAGACCCCGATCAGCGACGCAGCTCTGCGCGATGTGCGGCTCTACCGAATGGACACGGCTGATCACGCCTGCCCGTGGGGGCTGCGGGCGGTGGCCCTGCTGCAGAGCCAGGGCATTGCGTTTGAGGACCACCGCCTGCGCAGCCCTGAGGAGGTGGAGGCGTTTAAACGCACCCACGGTGTGAGCACCACCCCGCAGGTGTTCAGCGGTTCAGAACGAATCGGGGGTTACAGCGATCTGGCGGCACGGCTGGGGGGTCGGGCCGAGCGAGCAGACGTGAGCTACACACCGGTGATTGTCGTGTTTGCCACCGCGGCCTTGATGGCCCTTGCCCTTGGCGTGGGTGTGCGCGGCTTCATGGGCCTGGCCATCGCTCTGCTGGCCATGCTCAAGCTGATGGATGTGCCCGCATTTGCCGCCAGCTTCCTCAAGTACGACCTGCTCAGCCAGCGCTGGCGAGCCTGGAGTCGGCTCTACCCAGGCATCGAACTATTGGTGGGGCTGGGCATGCTCACGCCGCCGTCACCCTTCGGTCTGGATGGGCTGGTGGGAGCGGTGGCGGTGTTGTTGGGCGGGATGGGGATGGTGTCGGTAGGAAAGGCGGTGTTCATCGATCACCTCGCCCTCAACTGCGCCTGCGTGGGCGGCAACACGCGCACACCGCTTGGCGTGGTGAGTTTTGCCGAAAATCTGATCATGACTCTGATGGGTGCGGCGATGCTCGGGATGTTCTGGGGATAG
- a CDS encoding cell wall metabolism sensor histidine kinase WalK → MAGLEHNLIRRARLRLAGLSLLVMGSILYAAGFSMGRLLLQAQEQALQSELVNLAGTLHDSLKPVLPPPSAGTTSLANVLPGLCLADSPCPSPTTLIERHALGVTDPERFQLQILNGEGEVVAASPPSRETTPGSLMLTTSVVLHRSHGDQEQDWGSLRLSRSLAGLEAEARRLWWLGHGVFALALVVIALASWWLAGQAMAPLIEAYRRQEQFSADVAHELRTPLANLLAVAEAQRAQPGIERVLAQGQRLQQLIADLLLLASLERPGAKTPMQLCDLAEITADVVEDWSEIAVSSEQAVSMAHEAETTTLRGTERELSRLLINLISNALQHSPCGGTVDVRLQSQGRWLALSVRDQGPGIPLEDQQRIFDRFTRLQPDRSRQNGGSGLGLAIAQAIAHRHGGEIRVASEPGHGATFTALLPAAG, encoded by the coding sequence ATGGCAGGGCTTGAGCACAACTTGATCCGGCGTGCACGCCTGCGGCTGGCGGGACTCTCCCTGCTCGTGATGGGGAGCATCCTTTATGCCGCGGGATTCTCGATGGGCCGGCTGTTGCTGCAGGCCCAGGAGCAAGCCCTGCAGAGCGAGCTGGTCAACCTGGCCGGCACCTTGCACGACAGCCTCAAGCCCGTGCTCCCTCCGCCCTCGGCAGGAACCACCTCACTGGCCAATGTGCTGCCCGGGCTCTGCCTGGCGGATAGCCCCTGCCCTTCGCCTACGACCTTGATCGAGCGCCATGCGCTCGGCGTCACCGATCCTGAACGTTTTCAGCTGCAGATCCTCAACGGTGAGGGAGAGGTCGTGGCCGCATCCCCCCCATCTCGGGAGACAACCCCCGGTTCGCTGATGCTCACCACCAGCGTTGTGCTGCACCGCTCCCATGGCGATCAGGAGCAGGACTGGGGCAGTTTGCGCCTCAGCCGCAGCCTCGCTGGCCTGGAGGCAGAGGCACGACGCCTGTGGTGGCTCGGCCACGGGGTGTTTGCGCTCGCGTTGGTGGTGATCGCGCTTGCGAGCTGGTGGCTGGCCGGCCAGGCGATGGCACCGTTGATCGAGGCCTACCGGCGTCAGGAGCAATTCAGCGCGGACGTGGCCCATGAGCTGCGCACGCCCCTGGCCAACCTGCTCGCTGTCGCCGAGGCCCAACGTGCCCAACCGGGAATCGAGCGGGTTCTGGCTCAGGGCCAACGGCTGCAGCAGCTGATCGCCGATCTCCTGCTGTTGGCCAGCCTGGAGCGGCCCGGCGCCAAGACACCGATGCAGCTCTGCGACCTTGCTGAGATCACAGCGGATGTTGTGGAGGACTGGTCCGAGATCGCGGTGTCATCCGAGCAGGCCGTGTCGATGGCGCATGAAGCAGAGACCACCACGCTGCGCGGAACCGAGCGGGAACTGAGCCGGCTGCTGATCAATCTGATCAGCAATGCGTTGCAGCACTCACCCTGTGGTGGAACGGTTGATGTGCGCCTGCAGAGCCAGGGCCGCTGGTTGGCTCTGAGCGTTCGCGATCAGGGCCCCGGCATTCCGCTGGAGGATCAACAGCGGATCTTCGATCGCTTCACACGCCTGCAACCGGATCGCTCGCGTCAGAACGGTGGCAGCGGCCTGGGGCTGGCCATCGCCCAGGCCATCGCCCATCGCCATGGGGGAGAGATCCGCGTGGCGTCAGAACCGGGGCACGGGGCCACATTCACGGCACTGCTGCCAGCGGCAGGCTGA
- a CDS encoding DUF305 domain-containing protein, translating into MRHLFALAATAALLAPPVLAQSGHEHHHHDHGQHATPMPASGASDHGDHTSHGHDVGPAGSTYDLRWIDAMVQHHTGALRMSEFVFNVGSPGVGALANTIWNEQAREIKAMGQWRKAWYPQAPVYPVTLPPGGNPNSLAALRRMSSAQIEAMQMAGSAPSTETRVNWFLEGMLEHHGGALQMAHDALRKSRNPTIRRLAREIIVAQRREIIELRRMLRYDGLNKPAYTKYDALFSL; encoded by the coding sequence ATGCGCCACCTGTTTGCTCTCGCGGCAACTGCCGCCCTGCTCGCGCCGCCTGTTCTGGCTCAATCAGGCCATGAACACCACCACCACGATCACGGCCAGCACGCCACTCCGATGCCGGCAAGCGGCGCGAGCGACCACGGCGACCACACCAGCCATGGCCATGACGTGGGCCCAGCCGGAAGCACCTACGACCTGCGTTGGATCGACGCGATGGTGCAGCACCACACCGGCGCGCTACGCATGAGTGAGTTTGTGTTCAACGTGGGCTCACCGGGGGTGGGGGCTCTGGCGAACACGATTTGGAACGAGCAAGCCCGTGAGATCAAGGCGATGGGTCAATGGCGCAAGGCCTGGTATCCCCAAGCGCCCGTTTATCCAGTGACACTGCCCCCCGGCGGCAACCCCAACAGCCTTGCGGCGCTGCGGCGCATGTCGTCTGCGCAGATCGAAGCGATGCAGATGGCTGGATCGGCACCGAGCACCGAAACACGCGTGAACTGGTTCCTTGAGGGGATGCTCGAACACCACGGCGGAGCCTTGCAGATGGCGCACGACGCCCTGCGCAAGAGCCGCAACCCCACGATCCGCCGTCTGGCGCGGGAGATCATCGTGGCCCAGCGGCGCGAAATCATCGAGCTGCGGCGCATGCTCCGCTACGACGGCCTCAATAAACCGGCCTACACCAAGTACGACGCACTGTTTTCCCTGTGA
- a CDS encoding recombinase family protein, whose product MGRSVGYARVSTEGQTLEQQFAVLREAGCEEVFGEKVSSTVPAFKRQQLQAVLVSLQKGDTLVVSKLDRLGRTQSEVVAGLAELQERGVFVRTLDGLLNTAALGKMAPLVVGLLTGLSEVERSLIQERTRESVEHRRRTGGKLGGRPLLSAGRRELVRRLRGEGRSYREVAEVCGISVATAHRYGKKA is encoded by the coding sequence GTGGGACGGTCTGTCGGTTACGCCAGGGTCAGTACTGAGGGACAGACCCTCGAGCAGCAGTTCGCCGTTCTGAGAGAGGCCGGCTGCGAGGAGGTATTCGGCGAGAAGGTCAGCAGCACTGTCCCGGCTTTCAAACGGCAGCAGCTTCAGGCGGTACTCGTCTCTCTACAGAAGGGGGACACACTGGTGGTCTCCAAGCTCGATCGCCTGGGGCGAACACAGAGTGAGGTGGTGGCTGGGCTTGCAGAGCTTCAGGAGAGGGGAGTCTTCGTCAGGACGCTGGACGGTCTCCTCAATACAGCGGCACTCGGGAAGATGGCGCCTCTAGTCGTCGGACTACTCACCGGACTCTCCGAGGTGGAGCGGAGCCTGATTCAGGAAAGGACCAGGGAGTCGGTGGAGCACCGTCGGAGGACTGGCGGGAAGCTCGGAGGAAGACCGCTCTTGTCTGCAGGGAGAAGAGAGCTGGTGAGGCGGCTGAGGGGAGAGGGGAGGAGCTATCGGGAGGTGGCGGAGGTCTGTGGCATCTCAGTGGCTACCGCGCATCGGTATGGGAAGAAGGCGTGA
- a CDS encoding DUF3721 domain-containing protein, producing the protein MRHRSALAAVAICLAWLFSPEAGWSHSRGLYVTQAEAEQRAKQLGCKGVHQNNGQWMPCSDEAMLHKELREE; encoded by the coding sequence GTGCGTCACCGTTCAGCCCTCGCCGCTGTGGCCATCTGCCTGGCATGGCTGTTCAGCCCTGAGGCCGGCTGGTCCCACAGCAGAGGTCTCTACGTCACCCAGGCGGAGGCCGAGCAGCGCGCCAAACAGCTGGGCTGCAAGGGTGTGCATCAGAACAACGGTCAGTGGATGCCCTGCAGCGATGAGGCGATGTTGCATAAAGAACTGCGGGAGGAATGA
- a CDS encoding AbrB family transcriptional regulator has product MLTGSDLLAKVKELGDVSKSDLVRSCGYVSTKKDGGERLNFTAFYEALLEAKGLSLGSDGVGRGKGGRKLSYTATVQGNGNLLIGKAYTAMLDLKPGDEFEIKLGRKQVRLVPVGGVDEEE; this is encoded by the coding sequence ATGCTGACCGGTTCTGACCTGCTCGCCAAAGTGAAAGAGCTGGGCGATGTGTCCAAATCAGACCTCGTGCGCAGCTGCGGCTACGTGAGCACCAAGAAAGATGGCGGCGAGCGCCTGAATTTCACCGCCTTCTATGAAGCCCTGCTGGAAGCCAAAGGTCTGAGCCTGGGCAGCGATGGCGTGGGCCGGGGCAAGGGTGGCCGCAAGCTCAGCTACACCGCCACCGTGCAGGGCAATGGCAACCTGTTGATCGGCAAGGCCTACACCGCCATGCTCGACCTCAAGCCCGGCGATGAGTTTGAGATCAAGCTCGGCCGCAAGCAGGTGCGCCTGGTCCCCGTGGGTGGTGTGGACGAGGAGGAGTGA
- a CDS encoding MerR family transcriptional regulator — translation MGAVADVELLKIGAVAQRSGVPVKTIRFYCDEGLLQPASRSEGRYRLFDHSVFAELALIRNLRAMDLPLSAVHGVLSARRSGVCTCADLQATIRGKLGEIQSRIEDLQTLESDLQTMLASWQSCGGR, via the coding sequence ATGGGTGCAGTGGCGGATGTTGAGCTGCTCAAGATCGGTGCGGTGGCGCAGCGCTCGGGCGTGCCGGTGAAAACCATTCGCTTCTATTGCGATGAAGGCCTGCTGCAGCCTGCATCGCGATCGGAGGGGCGCTACCGCCTGTTTGATCACAGCGTGTTCGCCGAGCTGGCGCTGATTCGCAACCTCAGGGCGATGGATCTTCCCCTCAGTGCGGTTCATGGCGTGCTCAGCGCGCGCCGCTCCGGGGTGTGCACCTGCGCTGATCTGCAGGCCACGATCCGCGGCAAGCTTGGCGAGATCCAAAGCCGCATCGAGGATCTGCAGACCTTGGAATCGGATCTGCAGACGATGCTTGCCAGCTGGCAGTCCTGCGGAGGTCGCTGA
- a CDS encoding DUF411 domain-containing protein codes for MRTLALALALTGLSVAAAAQSYAAEVVAAYRSASCGCCKGWLDHIRKAGFTLQDHVVNNLTVIKQRYGVPATLSSCHTATINGYVIEGHVPVSAIQKLLKERPKVAGIAVPGMPLGSPGMESTLRRETYTVFTFTKTGVIKPFQTVKG; via the coding sequence ATGCGCACGCTCGCCCTGGCCCTCGCTCTGACGGGCCTCTCCGTCGCAGCCGCCGCACAGAGTTATGCCGCAGAGGTAGTGGCGGCCTACCGCTCCGCCAGCTGCGGTTGTTGCAAGGGCTGGCTCGATCACATCAGGAAAGCCGGCTTCACGTTGCAGGACCACGTCGTGAACAACCTCACGGTGATCAAGCAGCGCTATGGCGTTCCCGCCACCCTCAGCTCCTGCCACACCGCCACGATCAACGGCTATGTCATTGAGGGCCATGTACCGGTGTCGGCGATCCAGAAGCTGCTCAAGGAGCGCCCCAAGGTGGCTGGCATCGCTGTGCCCGGCATGCCCCTGGGCTCACCCGGTATGGAGTCGACGCTGCGGCGGGAGACCTACACCGTGTTCACCTTCACCAAAACAGGGGTGATCAAGCCGTTTCAGACGGTGAAGGGTTGA